In Acholeplasma equirhinis, the following proteins share a genomic window:
- the hprK gene encoding HPr(Ser) kinase/phosphatase has protein sequence MDEKRSISVKKIAKELQLTLIAGEAGIEGRVSVEMLARPGVEFAGFLDFYDSDRILLIGSKESHFLKLLDEKTQKERVEAVLKHQPPCVIFSVNVDVPQYFIDLGNTYGVPLFKSKERTTPVNSKLYAYLRSALAPRKTIHGTLLDIYGMGTLIIGKSGIGKSETALELIKRNHILIADDRVDVYETAPGIIIGQAPKILEKYLEIRGIGIVDVVQMLGAGAFRENKKVRLVIELEQWDDKKNYDRLGLETESYQIFETQIPKITIPILPGRNNATLVESAAMNQKLKYLGYNAAEQLVKNVALKAASKGEDDEE, from the coding sequence ATGGATGAAAAAAGAAGTATATCTGTTAAAAAGATAGCTAAAGAGTTACAATTAACTTTAATTGCAGGTGAAGCAGGTATTGAAGGTAGGGTATCTGTTGAAATGCTTGCACGCCCTGGGGTAGAATTCGCAGGGTTCTTAGATTTTTATGATAGCGACCGTATTTTATTAATTGGTTCTAAGGAATCTCATTTCTTAAAATTACTTGATGAAAAAACTCAAAAGGAAAGGGTTGAAGCTGTTTTAAAACATCAACCACCATGTGTGATTTTCTCTGTTAATGTTGATGTACCACAATACTTTATTGATTTAGGAAATACTTATGGTGTACCGCTCTTTAAATCTAAAGAGCGTACGACCCCGGTAAACTCAAAACTTTATGCATATTTAAGAAGTGCACTCGCTCCAAGAAAAACTATTCATGGGACACTCCTTGATATTTATGGTATGGGTACTTTAATTATTGGTAAGAGTGGGATTGGTAAATCAGAAACAGCACTTGAATTAATCAAAAGAAATCATATCTTAATTGCTGATGATCGTGTCGATGTTTATGAAACTGCACCTGGTATTATTATTGGACAAGCACCAAAAATCTTAGAAAAATACTTAGAAATTAGAGGTATTGGGATTGTTGATGTAGTTCAAATGTTAGGTGCTGGTGCATTCCGTGAAAACAAGAAAGTAAGATTAGTCATTGAACTTGAGCAATGGGATGATAAGAAAAACTATGATCGTTTAGGATTAGAAACAGAAAGTTATCAAATCTTTGAAACTCAAATTCCAAAGATTACTATTCCGATCCTTCCTGGTAGAAATAATGCGACATTAGTGGAATCTGCTGCAATGAATCAAAAGTTAAAGTACTTAGGATATAATGCCGCAGAACAACTGGTTAAAAACGTTGCATTAAAAGCAGCATCTAAAGGAGAAGATGATGAAGAATAG
- the lgt gene encoding prolipoprotein diacylglyceryl transferase, translated as MKNSFKKYESYYTYIGFSIIFMLLVLIATSGVAPYDSTAIRIEALGLEVQWYAVFILTGITFGGYLAYREFVKAGKNPDILWDGLLLCVPLAIIGARLWYVLFNLDRYNGDFLRMLNFTEGGLGIHGAVIVTFLVIIPFAKRKKISHWFIYDVVAPGFLIGQTLGRWGNFMNRELYGPVLDNADWLPPFVKDQMFINGAYRHPTFLYESVWNLIGLVIILILRRKRTFKLGDILAFYLLWYGVGRIPTEILRMQSGVDEPLMLFGIPVSIATSVLFILGGLVVYFGKRLMKVDEGYYSDYGKKVVLFDLDGTLLDTIDLIYDNIRQTFKKYFPSKTFTEDELKAFVGPTLQHSFSWYEPNPKKIEEMIEFYRKTNLANHEKGVNAYPHAKETLTALKDAGYLIGIVSSKKKEVCALGLEQNDLLQFIDVIIGSDDVTKHKPDKEPIMKALESLKAHPANAIYIGDHSMDIEAAKAAGVKSVGVSYSIHYDKVMAARPDYMIDDLEKLLYIL; from the coding sequence ATGAAGAATAGTTTTAAAAAATATGAAAGCTACTATACATATATTGGATTTTCCATTATCTTTATGTTACTTGTACTAATTGCAACAAGTGGTGTTGCACCTTATGATTCAACTGCAATTAGAATTGAAGCACTAGGCTTGGAAGTTCAATGGTATGCAGTATTTATTTTAACTGGGATTACATTTGGTGGATATTTAGCATATAGAGAGTTTGTAAAAGCGGGTAAGAATCCTGACATTTTATGGGATGGTTTATTACTCTGTGTGCCACTCGCGATTATTGGAGCTAGACTTTGGTATGTGCTATTTAACCTAGATCGTTATAATGGTGATTTCTTACGTATGCTTAATTTCACAGAAGGTGGATTAGGTATTCATGGGGCCGTTATCGTGACATTCTTAGTCATAATTCCTTTTGCGAAACGTAAGAAAATTAGTCATTGGTTTATTTATGATGTTGTTGCACCTGGATTTTTAATTGGTCAAACATTAGGCCGTTGGGGTAACTTCATGAACCGTGAATTATACGGACCTGTTTTAGATAATGCAGATTGGCTGCCTCCATTTGTTAAAGATCAAATGTTTATCAATGGTGCTTATCGTCATCCAACCTTCCTTTATGAAAGTGTTTGGAATCTAATTGGTTTAGTCATTATCTTAATTTTAAGAAGAAAAAGAACATTTAAACTTGGTGATATCTTAGCGTTCTACTTATTATGGTATGGTGTTGGTCGTATTCCAACTGAAATCTTAAGAATGCAAAGTGGTGTTGATGAACCATTAATGCTCTTTGGAATTCCGGTTTCGATTGCAACCTCCGTCCTCTTTATTTTAGGTGGGCTTGTCGTATACTTTGGAAAACGTTTAATGAAAGTTGATGAAGGTTATTACAGTGACTATGGTAAAAAGGTTGTTCTATTTGATTTAGATGGTACTTTACTTGATACTATCGATCTCATTTACGATAACATCCGTCAAACCTTTAAAAAATACTTCCCAAGTAAAACATTTACAGAAGATGAATTAAAAGCTTTTGTTGGACCAACACTACAACACTCATTTTCATGGTATGAACCAAATCCTAAAAAGATTGAAGAAATGATTGAATTCTATCGAAAGACGAATCTTGCTAACCATGAAAAAGGTGTCAATGCGTATCCTCATGCAAAAGAAACTTTAACGGCATTAAAAGATGCAGGTTACTTAATTGGTATTGTATCTAGCAAGAAAAAAGAAGTTTGTGCGCTTGGGTTAGAACAAAATGACTTATTACAATTTATAGATGTCATTATTGGTAGTGATGATGTCACTAAGCACAAACCAGATAAAGAACCAATTATGAAAGCTTTGGAAAGTTTAAAAGCACATCCAGCAAATGCAATCTATATTGGTGATCACTCAATGGATATTGAAGCTGCAAAAGCAGCAGGTGTCAAAAGTGTTGGCGTATCTTACTCTATTCACTATGATAAAGTAATGGCTGCACGTCCTGACTATATGATTGATGATTTAGAAAAATTACTATACATACTCTAG
- a CDS encoding NAD(P)/FAD-dependent oxidoreductase, translated as MLYDLLIIGSGPAGITAGIYAKRANLNVAVFEKNAPGGQILNTAEVENYPGFKKVKGFELAQSMFEHLLELEVPVIWEEVLSVSIDGEKKIIKTEFNTYEARAVLVATGAVPRTLNVEGEADFTQKGISWCAICDGPLFKDKEVVVIGGGNSAVEESIFLSNIAKKITVVQNLDHLTADPKAQDHLRKMPNVDFIFNAKVKAFKGKDALEKVVVQKDGKEIEIPAEGTFEYIGLVPVTKFLDGLGVTNPYGYVIAKDDMTTSVPGLFSSGDVNVKPIRQIVTAVSDGAIAVQSILRYLEKLGE; from the coding sequence ATGTTATACGACTTACTGATTATAGGTTCAGGTCCTGCAGGCATTACTGCAGGGATATACGCAAAACGTGCAAACCTCAATGTTGCAGTCTTTGAAAAGAATGCACCAGGCGGACAAATTTTAAATACTGCAGAAGTTGAAAATTATCCAGGATTTAAAAAGGTTAAAGGGTTTGAACTTGCACAATCCATGTTTGAACATTTATTAGAACTCGAAGTACCGGTGATTTGGGAAGAGGTTTTATCTGTTTCAATCGATGGTGAAAAAAAGATTATTAAAACAGAATTTAATACGTATGAAGCACGTGCAGTACTGGTTGCAACTGGTGCAGTACCAAGAACTTTAAATGTTGAAGGTGAAGCAGACTTTACCCAAAAAGGTATTAGTTGGTGTGCAATTTGTGATGGTCCTCTCTTTAAAGATAAAGAAGTTGTTGTGATTGGTGGAGGTAACTCAGCTGTTGAAGAATCTATCTTTTTAAGTAATATTGCTAAAAAGATTACAGTCGTTCAAAATCTTGATCATTTAACAGCGGATCCAAAAGCTCAAGACCACTTAAGAAAGATGCCAAATGTTGACTTTATCTTTAATGCTAAAGTTAAAGCATTTAAAGGAAAAGATGCTTTAGAAAAAGTTGTTGTTCAAAAAGATGGTAAAGAAATTGAAATTCCTGCTGAAGGTACTTTTGAGTATATTGGATTAGTTCCAGTAACCAAATTCTTAGATGGATTAGGTGTGACCAACCCATATGGTTATGTCATTGCAAAAGATGATATGACTACTTCAGTTCCTGGTCTTTTCTCATCAGGAGATGTGAATGTCAAACCAATTAGACAAATTGTAACCGCAGTATCTGATGGTGCAATTGCTGTTCAAAGTATTTTAAGATATTTAGAAAAATTAGGAGAATAA
- the whiA gene encoding DNA-binding protein WhiA has product MSFAKIVKEELIQLHLTKEEELAELAAMIELATEFTIAGGEPMLWFKSNNPTVARRFLTLLKKLYNVGTTLLTKKQGNFKKGYQIQLGIKDAIEEIRQEHGIFTDNEEVDLLIQTRETKEAYLRGAFLAAGSVNDPKTAEYHLEIYAESKETILRIQQTMNYFDLNAKITHRRNGLICYLKDVNSIEDFLRIIGASDTVFSFEDIRIKRDFNNSINRILNCEIANEKKTIVAANQQLQDIKLIEKFKVEIGPKLKQAVRLRKQYPDVSLNELVDIFEKEYKEKITKSGLNHRYTKLKELADDIRRSKA; this is encoded by the coding sequence TTGAGTTTTGCAAAAATCGTCAAAGAGGAACTCATCCAACTCCATCTAACCAAAGAAGAAGAACTTGCTGAGTTAGCAGCGATGATTGAACTTGCAACTGAATTTACAATTGCAGGTGGTGAACCAATGCTTTGGTTTAAATCAAATAATCCAACCGTTGCAAGACGCTTTTTAACTTTACTCAAAAAACTCTATAATGTCGGTACGACGTTACTCACCAAAAAACAGGGTAATTTCAAAAAAGGATACCAAATTCAATTAGGCATTAAAGATGCGATTGAAGAAATCAGACAAGAACATGGTATTTTTACCGATAATGAAGAGGTTGATTTACTCATTCAAACAAGAGAAACAAAAGAAGCCTATTTACGTGGTGCATTCTTAGCTGCAGGTTCTGTTAACGATCCTAAGACTGCTGAGTATCATTTGGAAATCTATGCTGAAAGTAAAGAAACAATTTTAAGAATTCAGCAAACGATGAATTACTTTGATTTAAATGCTAAGATTACACATCGTAGAAATGGACTGATTTGTTACTTAAAAGATGTTAACTCGATAGAAGATTTCTTGCGCATTATAGGTGCCAGTGATACAGTATTCAGTTTTGAAGATATCAGAATCAAACGAGATTTCAATAACTCAATTAATCGAATATTAAACTGTGAAATTGCAAACGAAAAGAAAACCATTGTTGCAGCTAATCAACAACTTCAAGATATTAAACTCATTGAAAAATTCAAAGTTGAGATTGGACCTAAATTAAAACAAGCTGTTCGCTTAAGAAAGCAATATCCAGATGTATCATTAAATGAACTTGTTGATATATTTGAGAAAGAATATAAAGAGAAAATTACAAAGTCAGGCTTGAATCATCGTTATACAAAACTCAAAGAGTTAGCCGATGATATTAGAAGGAGTAAAGCATGA